A single region of the Chryseobacterium sp. 6424 genome encodes:
- a CDS encoding ABC transporter substrate-binding protein produces the protein MKRFFLIIFILFLCSSCHDKKQTVDENWRNVSQNVQFQKDEQVFKLKSGRFTYEIPLSELPFKKVLLLNASLVGYFTELQLEHKIAGISSPEYVYSPKMKQLIAKGHIQNLGNEQKYDVEKILALNPEAIFTNYVASFENTYNLIRQKGIKIIFLDEYMEQNPLEKSAYLLIFGELLGAQEMAENRYQQIVDNYHALASLAKKSHQSPTVLANEMYGNQWFLPGGKTSLAMYLKDANAHYINAGNPAEKAVPMSFEEVFSKSQEATFWVNVGNHKYKKELLQINPNYAEMNVYKNGKLYTVSGREAGSSNDYFESGVVRADLVLKDYIKIFHPQLLPGYNLTYLKPLN, from the coding sequence TCAGTTTCAGAAAGATGAGCAGGTTTTTAAACTGAAGTCCGGTCGTTTTACCTATGAGATCCCATTATCTGAACTTCCTTTCAAAAAAGTGCTTTTACTGAACGCAAGCCTGGTAGGTTACTTTACCGAACTTCAGTTGGAGCATAAAATCGCCGGAATATCCAGCCCCGAATACGTGTATTCCCCGAAAATGAAACAATTAATTGCAAAAGGACACATTCAAAACCTCGGAAATGAACAGAAATATGATGTTGAAAAAATCCTGGCACTGAACCCGGAGGCTATTTTCACTAACTATGTCGCAAGTTTTGAAAATACGTATAACCTAATAAGACAAAAAGGCATCAAAATCATCTTTTTAGATGAATATATGGAGCAGAACCCACTTGAAAAGTCTGCTTATCTACTGATTTTCGGTGAATTGCTAGGCGCACAGGAAATGGCCGAAAACCGTTATCAGCAAATAGTGGATAATTATCATGCCCTTGCTTCTTTGGCCAAAAAAAGTCATCAGTCACCGACAGTGCTGGCCAACGAAATGTATGGCAACCAATGGTTTTTGCCGGGTGGTAAAACCAGTCTGGCCATGTATTTAAAAGATGCCAACGCGCACTACATCAATGCCGGTAACCCAGCAGAAAAAGCTGTGCCTATGAGTTTTGAAGAAGTGTTTAGCAAATCGCAAGAGGCTACTTTCTGGGTAAATGTCGGTAATCATAAATATAAGAAGGAATTGTTGCAGATTAACCCGAATTATGCTGAGATGAATGTATATAAGAACGGGAAATTGTACACGGTAAGCGGCCGAGAGGCTGGTAGCTCAAACGATTATTTTGAAAGCGGCGTGGTGCGTGCAGATCTGGTGCTGAAGGATTATATTAAAATTTTTCATCCGCAGCTATTGCCCGGTTATAATTTAACCTACCTGAAACCGCTGAACTGA
- the mtgA gene encoding monofunctional biosynthetic peptidoglycan transglycosylase yields MWKKLKKLLYIVILANILFIVWGKFFNPPITITQMGGVVDYGKLERDYISYADMGNNVKKAVIASEDQAFFTHNGFDYKAIEKAMKHNEQGKKLRGGSTISQQTAKNIFLWQGRSWLRKGLETIYTFIIETIWGKEVILERYLNSIEMGQGVFGVEAAADYYFNKSSKDLTKSEAAWIAAILPNPKKYDPKNPSAYLKRKHRWILRQMSHVSLK; encoded by the coding sequence ATGTGGAAGAAACTTAAGAAACTACTATATATCGTTATCCTTGCCAATATTTTATTCATTGTATGGGGTAAATTCTTCAATCCACCCATTACGATAACCCAAATGGGTGGTGTGGTGGATTATGGCAAACTCGAAAGGGATTATATTTCCTATGCCGACATGGGTAATAATGTAAAGAAAGCGGTTATCGCTTCGGAAGACCAGGCTTTTTTCACCCATAACGGTTTCGATTATAAAGCTATTGAAAAAGCAATGAAGCACAACGAACAGGGCAAAAAACTGCGTGGCGGAAGCACCATCTCACAACAAACGGCTAAAAATATCTTTCTTTGGCAGGGCCGCAGTTGGCTGCGCAAAGGGCTTGAAACCATTTATACCTTCATCATTGAAACCATTTGGGGTAAAGAAGTTATTCTTGAACGATATTTAAACTCCATTGAAATGGGCCAGGGCGTTTTCGGGGTAGAAGCGGCGGCTGATTATTACTTCAACAAATCATCAAAAGACCTTACAAAAAGCGAAGCTGCATGGATTGCCGCCATCCTACCGAATCCCAAAAAATACGATCCCAAAAATCCTTCTGCCTATCTGAAACGCAAACACCGTTGGATCCTGCGACAGATGAGTCATGTAAGTCTTAAATAA